A single Fundulus heteroclitus isolate FHET01 unplaced genomic scaffold, MU-UCD_Fhet_4.1 scaffold_90, whole genome shotgun sequence DNA region contains:
- the LOC118562385 gene encoding odorant receptor 131-2-like, with the protein MNYTATVIRDPLSVAIIKNVITVVLSLAIIYLNATLVHTFRKHQVFNTNSRYILYIHLVINDIIMLALLILLQVLSYILFTLNVSFCIILLTFAIPSNLNNPLTLAAMALECYLAICFPLRHPQICTVRKTYIVIAVIWFLSLLTFLPDVFIVMATRPAEYFHSRIFCLWSNIFTSPILAEKKYVSEIVFLVIVWLILFYTYFRILFTAKAASENAKKARNTVLLHGFQLLLCMLKYVYNITIAGLSSLFPNDILTIRYVISILIQVMPRLISPMVYGIRDKMFREYLKRYLLLTNTNVNPEKI; encoded by the exons ATGAATTATACTGCAACTGTCATTCGGGATCCACTTTCTGTAGCGATCATCAAGAATGTGATCACTGTTGTCCTCTCCCTTGCAATCATATACCTTAATGCCACCCTGGTTCATACATTTAGAAAACATCAG GTTTTCAACACAAACTCTCGTTACATCCTTTATATCCACCTGGTAATCAACGATATCATCATGCTGGCATTGCTGATCCTCCTCCAAGTCCTGAGTTACATATTGTTCACACTCAATGTCTCATTCTGTATTATATTGCTAACGTTTGCCATACCTTCCAACCTAAACAACCCCTTAACGCTTGCGGCCATGGCTTTAGAGTGTTACCTGGCCATATGCTTCCCTCTGCGCCACCCCCAGATCTGTACGGTCAGGAAAACCTACATTGTGATTGCTGTGATATGGTTTCTAAGTTTACTAACATTCCTACCAGATGTGTTCATAGTGATGGCCACAAGACCTGCAGAGTACTTTCATTCCAGGATTTTCTGCTTGTGGTCTAACATTTTCACAAGCCCGATCCTTGCAGAAAAGAAATATGTGTCCGAAATTGTGTTTCTAGTCATTGTTTGGCTCATTCTCTTCTATACATACTTCAGGATTCTTTTCACTGCAAAGGCTGCTTCAGAAAATGCAAAGAAAGCGAGGAACACCGTCCTACTCCATGGCTTCCAGCTGTTGCTGTGTATGCTAAAGTATGTCTATAATATAACAATAGCTGGCCTTTCAAGTTTGTTTCCGAATGATATTCTGACTATTCGATATGTAATTTCAATACTGATTCAGGTTATGCCACGTCTCATCAGTCCGATGGTTTATGGTATAAGGGACAAGATGTTCAGAGAGTACTTGAAACGATATCTGTTGCTCACCAATACAAATGTTAATCCAGAAAAGATTTAA